From Chryseobacterium joostei, the proteins below share one genomic window:
- a CDS encoding M56 family metallopeptidase, translating to MLTAILKIILCSSLFIAIYYLFLEKEKIYRFNRFYLLSSLIFSYIIPFITITVQSAQVKNNPQLIIEETAQQIVLSQGDRIDFNWINILWLLYAMITLFLFIKSILAIIKIQRIQGEKRSYYHYNIVLTEKNTSPFSFWGTIYIGKKYVKNNIIDPRIFLHEKSHLDQKHSIDLAIVQLINIFTWFNPTLFLYKKAIVTNHEFLADEAVLHNKFSIKEYQNLILEEIQNSQNLPLTHSFNFNNTKKRFIMMKAKKTKFSLLRKTAGITALAVATILFSERIYANNSVKNERHQQENHITAPEYRKEDSKPISDTISPRKNTQIKDNTNIIPAQYPDGLMSLRTKVSKIMDTGALEPLNGTITATAYLHIDDLGKMTNVTVSGNNETFNKEFLKTVTAISNETAWKPATKDGKAIASVLKLPATMTFIRP from the coding sequence ATGTTAACTGCTATATTAAAAATAATATTGTGTTCATCACTTTTCATAGCAATATATTATCTGTTTTTGGAAAAAGAGAAAATATATAGGTTTAATCGTTTCTACTTATTAAGTTCACTAATTTTCTCCTATATAATCCCTTTTATAACCATCACAGTGCAATCAGCTCAAGTGAAAAATAATCCACAATTAATCATTGAGGAAACAGCACAACAAATAGTTTTAAGTCAAGGGGATCGGATAGATTTTAATTGGATAAATATTTTATGGCTTTTGTACGCAATGATTACTCTATTTCTCTTTATAAAAAGTATTCTTGCCATCATAAAAATTCAAAGAATACAGGGAGAAAAGAGAAGTTATTATCATTACAATATTGTACTGACAGAAAAGAATACTTCCCCATTTAGCTTTTGGGGGACCATTTATATAGGAAAGAAGTATGTGAAAAATAATATCATTGATCCAAGGATTTTCCTTCATGAAAAAAGCCATCTTGATCAAAAACATAGTATAGACCTTGCCATTGTACAACTCATAAACATCTTCACCTGGTTCAATCCTACTCTTTTCCTCTATAAGAAAGCAATAGTTACCAATCACGAATTTTTAGCAGATGAAGCTGTATTACACAATAAATTCAGTATTAAAGAATACCAGAATCTGATTCTTGAAGAAATACAAAACAGCCAGAATCTTCCCCTTACCCATTCATTTAATTTTAACAATACCAAAAAACGATTTATTATGATGAAAGCAAAAAAAACAAAATTTAGTCTGTTACGAAAAACAGCCGGAATCACGGCACTGGCAGTAGCAACAATCCTATTTTCAGAAAGGATTTATGCAAATAATTCTGTAAAGAACGAAAGACATCAACAAGAAAACCATATAACCGCCCCAGAATATAGGAAAGAAGATTCAAAACCTATTTCTGATACCATATCTCCAAGAAAAAATACTCAAATAAAAGACAACACAAATATTATTCCGGCGCAATATCCGGACGGATTGATGAGTTTGCGAACTAAGGTAAGTAAGATTATGGATACCGGTGCACTTGAACCCCTGAATGGGACAATAACAGCCACAGCCTATCTCCATATAGATGATCTCGGAAAAATGACCAATGTAACTGTATCAGGAAATAATGAGACTTTCAACAAGGAATTTCTTAAAACGGTTACAGCAATCAGCAACGAAACAGCCTGGAAACCTGCTACAAAAGATGGAAAAGCAATAGCATCAGTATTAAAACTACCCGCAACAATGACTTTTATTCGACCATAA
- the uvrB gene encoding excinuclease ABC subunit UvrB: MDFKLQSEYKPTGDQPLAIEKLTEGIEIGEKYQTLLGVTGSGKTFTVANVVQNVQRPTLVLAHNKTLAAQLFMEFKEFFPENAVEYFVSYYDYYQPEAYIATTGTYIEKDLSINEEVEKLRLSATASLLSGRRDVLIVASVSCIYGIGNPTEFHKSLISIAIGDKVTRTALLHSLVNALYARTLNEFQRGTFRVKGDVIDVFPAYADNAIRVQFFGDEIEKIQSFDPVTGNVDSSFDQIQIYPANLFVTSKDTLNGAIKHIQDDMVKQVDFFSSIGKPLEAKRLQERTELDLEMIKELGYCSGIENYSRYLDGRLPGTRPFCLIDYFPKDFLMVIDESHVTVPQVHAMYGGDRSRKESLVEYGFRLPAAMDNRPLKFEEFEGIQNQVIYVSATPADYELEKTGGAYIEQIIRPTGLLDPIIEVRPSLNQIDDLMEEIQKRSDADERVLVTTLTKKMAEELTKYFVKFGIRTRYIHSDVETLERIQIMQDLRLGLFDVLIGVNLLREGLDLPEVSLVAILDADKEGMLRSRRSMIQTVGRAARNINGKAIMYADKITKSMQATLDETEYRRAKQMQYNKDHNQKPQALNKKISENLVGRSKDFPDEKYTQKEIMQKVAETKATYTGKDIEKMIEQKQKEMEAAAKSLDFIKAAKLRDEIAALKA; the protein is encoded by the coding sequence ATGGATTTTAAGCTTCAATCAGAATATAAACCTACAGGAGATCAGCCTCTTGCCATCGAAAAACTTACTGAAGGAATAGAGATTGGTGAAAAGTACCAAACTCTTCTTGGGGTAACAGGATCCGGAAAAACCTTTACCGTAGCGAATGTTGTTCAAAATGTTCAACGTCCCACCTTGGTTTTGGCTCATAATAAAACTTTGGCCGCCCAGCTTTTTATGGAGTTTAAGGAATTCTTTCCGGAAAACGCTGTAGAATATTTTGTCAGCTACTATGATTACTATCAGCCGGAAGCCTATATCGCAACAACCGGAACCTATATTGAAAAGGACCTAAGCATCAACGAAGAGGTTGAAAAGCTGCGTCTTTCTGCAACAGCCAGCCTACTTTCAGGGAGGAGAGATGTTTTGATTGTAGCCTCTGTTTCATGTATTTATGGTATCGGAAATCCAACAGAATTCCACAAGTCCTTAATCTCAATTGCTATTGGAGACAAGGTAACAAGAACTGCCCTTCTTCATTCTTTGGTTAATGCTTTATATGCAAGAACGTTAAACGAGTTTCAAAGAGGGACCTTTCGTGTAAAAGGAGATGTAATTGATGTTTTTCCTGCCTATGCAGACAATGCTATCAGAGTTCAGTTCTTTGGAGATGAAATTGAAAAAATACAAAGCTTTGATCCAGTAACAGGAAATGTAGATTCCAGTTTTGATCAGATACAGATTTACCCTGCGAATCTTTTCGTAACATCAAAGGATACATTAAATGGAGCGATTAAACATATTCAGGATGATATGGTAAAGCAGGTTGATTTCTTCAGCTCTATCGGAAAGCCTCTGGAAGCCAAAAGACTTCAGGAAAGAACTGAACTGGATCTTGAGATGATCAAAGAGCTGGGATACTGTTCAGGAATTGAGAATTATTCCAGATATCTTGACGGCAGACTTCCGGGAACAAGACCTTTCTGTCTGATTGATTATTTCCCAAAGGATTTCTTAATGGTTATTGATGAAAGCCACGTAACGGTACCTCAGGTCCACGCCATGTACGGCGGAGACCGAAGCAGAAAAGAATCTTTGGTAGAGTATGGCTTCAGGCTTCCTGCAGCTATGGATAACAGACCTTTAAAATTTGAAGAGTTTGAAGGGATACAAAATCAGGTTATCTATGTTTCCGCTACTCCAGCTGATTATGAACTGGAAAAAACCGGTGGAGCCTATATTGAACAGATCATTCGTCCTACAGGATTGTTGGATCCTATCATTGAGGTAAGACCCTCTTTGAACCAGATTGATGATTTAATGGAAGAAATTCAAAAGAGATCTGATGCTGACGAAAGGGTTTTAGTGACCACCTTAACGAAGAAAATGGCTGAAGAACTTACCAAATACTTCGTAAAATTCGGAATCAGGACAAGATATATTCACTCTGATGTAGAAACTCTGGAACGTATTCAAATTATGCAGGATCTACGTTTAGGGCTTTTTGATGTATTGATTGGAGTCAATCTACTAAGAGAAGGGCTGGATCTACCAGAAGTTTCATTAGTTGCTATTTTGGATGCAGACAAGGAGGGAATGTTGAGAAGCCGAAGATCAATGATTCAGACGGTAGGACGTGCAGCAAGAAATATTAACGGAAAAGCCATCATGTATGCAGACAAGATTACCAAATCTATGCAGGCAACACTGGACGAAACGGAATACAGGCGTGCCAAGCAAATGCAATATAATAAAGATCATAACCAAAAACCACAAGCCTTAAATAAAAAGATATCTGAAAACCTTGTCGGAAGAAGCAAAGACTTCCCGGATGAAAAATACACTCAAAAGGAAATTATGCAAAAGGTAGCAGAAACAAAAGCTACTTATACAGGAAAAGATATTGAAAAAATGATCGAACAGAAACAAAAAGAAATGGAAGCTGCAGCTAAAAGTCTTGACTTTATAAAAGCTGCCAAACTAAGGGATGAAATTGCAGCCCTGAAAGCTTAA
- a CDS encoding T9SS type A sorting domain-containing protein encodes MKKKLLIAASLFFLQTTNAQVSGIEWQKSYGNYNANDIYMNVHGNASRNGLFFTQNYEVYPSPQYGILSKTTPAGILLWNKEFSQTNVEHATKIYDIQPTAGGYVLAGGIVPTSNNDSFAKQGRMIKVDENGNKLWTKNYPVSAGWDFISMTKVIATQDNGFLLGGIIYKSTDDSNFFILKTDADGNEQWRKTFGGSKWDFLDDIALNAEGNFYLSGRTNSIDGDVSNGGNVTSSYATWAIKVSSTGTLLWENAFDGASHDYPYVRITDTADNGCALIYMQTKNDTFGVEITKFHSNGLLHWQNDYTPYSDFWNDLNIIKSTNGQIVFGSGGIFIKGLNLNGNILWGWQNPDTTYALRNGELVQTPDNGYLFTGKNVNESKIGAIKLAPYAVLSIQEGTSSVENEVYPNPSNGNFVINSKNGKISSIKVSDVSGKIVYTETLTASKHQFNLENHLPEGVYFVEVLFENKKKETKKIIIKESR; translated from the coding sequence ATGAAAAAGAAATTATTAATTGCAGCTAGTCTGTTCTTTCTGCAAACTACCAATGCCCAGGTCTCTGGGATCGAATGGCAAAAATCTTATGGAAATTATAACGCAAATGACATCTATATGAATGTTCATGGGAATGCTTCCAGAAATGGGCTGTTCTTTACCCAAAACTACGAAGTCTATCCGTCCCCGCAATATGGGATTCTTTCAAAAACAACCCCTGCAGGAATATTGTTATGGAATAAAGAGTTTTCGCAGACCAATGTAGAGCATGCTACAAAAATATATGATATACAACCTACAGCCGGAGGCTACGTATTAGCAGGTGGAATCGTTCCGACAAGCAACAATGACTCCTTTGCAAAACAGGGACGAATGATAAAAGTTGATGAGAACGGAAATAAACTTTGGACCAAAAATTATCCGGTATCAGCAGGATGGGATTTTATCTCTATGACTAAAGTTATAGCTACACAGGACAATGGCTTTCTTCTAGGAGGAATAATATATAAAAGTACTGATGATTCTAATTTTTTTATATTGAAAACCGATGCAGATGGAAACGAACAATGGCGGAAAACTTTTGGTGGAAGTAAATGGGATTTTTTAGATGACATAGCGTTAAACGCCGAAGGCAACTTTTATCTTTCCGGAAGAACCAATTCTATAGACGGCGATGTAAGTAACGGAGGAAATGTGACCAGCTCGTATGCAACTTGGGCTATCAAAGTGTCTTCAACAGGAACTCTCTTATGGGAGAATGCTTTTGACGGAGCTTCCCATGATTATCCTTATGTAAGAATTACTGATACGGCAGATAATGGTTGTGCTTTGATTTATATGCAAACCAAAAACGATACATTCGGGGTAGAGATTACCAAATTCCACTCCAATGGCCTTTTACATTGGCAGAATGATTATACTCCATATTCTGATTTCTGGAATGACCTGAATATTATAAAATCCACCAATGGCCAGATTGTCTTTGGAAGTGGAGGCATTTTTATAAAAGGACTCAACCTGAACGGAAATATTTTGTGGGGATGGCAAAACCCTGATACAACATATGCTCTTCGTAATGGAGAGCTTGTGCAGACTCCGGATAATGGGTATTTATTTACAGGAAAAAATGTAAATGAAAGCAAGATAGGCGCCATCAAACTTGCTCCCTATGCAGTATTATCCATACAAGAGGGTACAAGTTCTGTCGAAAATGAGGTCTACCCCAACCCATCCAACGGAAACTTCGTAATCAATTCAAAAAACGGGAAAATTTCATCAATAAAGGTTAGTGATGTGAGCGGAAAAATTGTTTATACAGAAACCTTGACAGCTTCCAAACATCAATTTAATCTGGAAAACCATTTACCAGAGGGAGTTTATTTTGTAGAAGTACTTTTTGAAAATAAAAAGAAAGAAACGAAAAAAATAATTATTAAAGAGTCGAGGTAA
- a CDS encoding DUF3820 family protein: MNPEILKEICVFKMPFGKYEGTILVDLPISYLEWFHRNGMPKGKLGMQLATVYEIKLNGLMDLLIPIRAAVRNGL, encoded by the coding sequence ATAAATCCGGAAATATTAAAGGAAATTTGTGTTTTTAAAATGCCATTTGGTAAATATGAGGGAACGATCTTAGTAGATCTCCCGATTAGCTACCTTGAATGGTTTCACAGAAATGGAATGCCTAAAGGAAAATTGGGAATGCAGCTGGCAACCGTTTACGAGATCAAATTAAATGGTTTGATGGATCTGCTTATACCTATCAGAGCTGCGGTGAGAAATGGATTATAA
- a CDS encoding AI-2E family transporter, which translates to MNKDNQISSVAIKQVALLAIILILAGLICFNLALFIPSVLGAITIYVVCRKYNFYLQEEKKWKSSLAAFALMFASLIVLILPIYFIADLIIDKLGNAQAYMAKFNVFLDKIHSYIYSKTGFDILSKENMNKLKDSVGKFSTSAVSGTFNTLTVVMSMYFILYFMLDKPRLFERILTTSAPLKRSNISLIGDKMRKLIMANAIGIPVVAVGQGIVALIGYLIFGAPGAILLFALTAAASVIPVVGTAIIYVPVCIFMIAEGNTVQGVGLAIYCVVVVGLTDNLLRFTLLKKLENIHPLNTVFGIIMGMNLFGFMGLIFGPILISLTLLLIQVYRNEFSDKEVHPDLELPNEENIENKLI; encoded by the coding sequence ATGAATAAAGATAATCAGATAAGCAGTGTTGCCATAAAGCAAGTCGCCCTGCTGGCCATTATTTTGATATTGGCAGGATTGATCTGCTTTAATCTGGCCTTATTTATCCCATCGGTTTTAGGGGCTATTACCATTTATGTTGTCTGCCGAAAGTATAACTTTTATCTTCAGGAAGAAAAAAAATGGAAATCTTCTCTTGCGGCATTTGCATTAATGTTTGCCAGTCTTATTGTTCTGATTTTACCAATTTATTTTATTGCAGATCTTATCATTGATAAATTAGGAAATGCACAAGCCTATATGGCTAAGTTTAATGTATTTTTAGATAAGATACATTCCTATATTTATTCCAAAACAGGTTTTGATATTCTGAGTAAGGAAAATATGAACAAGTTGAAAGATTCTGTAGGGAAGTTTTCAACTTCAGCAGTTAGTGGTACTTTCAATACTCTTACTGTCGTGATGTCCATGTATTTTATTCTTTACTTTATGCTGGATAAACCAAGGTTATTTGAAAGAATTCTTACGACTTCGGCACCATTAAAGAGATCCAACATCTCATTAATTGGCGATAAAATGAGAAAACTGATTATGGCCAATGCTATCGGGATTCCTGTTGTTGCAGTTGGGCAGGGGATTGTAGCGCTTATAGGTTATCTTATATTTGGAGCGCCCGGGGCTATCCTGCTTTTTGCCTTAACGGCGGCGGCATCGGTTATTCCTGTTGTTGGGACGGCAATCATTTATGTTCCGGTCTGTATCTTTATGATTGCAGAGGGAAATACTGTACAAGGAGTAGGGCTAGCTATTTATTGCGTCGTAGTTGTAGGACTTACGGATAATCTGCTTCGTTTTACTCTTCTGAAGAAACTGGAGAACATCCATCCACTCAATACTGTATTCGGAATTATTATGGGAATGAATCTGTTTGGCTTTATGGGGCTTATTTTTGGGCCTATTCTGATCTCGCTTACCCTTCTTTTGATACAGGTGTATAGGAATGAATTTTCGGACAAAGAAGTGCATCCTGATCTGGAATTGCCCAATGAGGAAAATATAGAGAATAAATTAATTTAA
- a CDS encoding beta-carotene 15,15'-monooxygenase produces the protein MSEFNEFDQQGSAPNRETGSIISHAFEMYKGVLGYAVVAMIVYMLGGYIIQLIFGIDSASMVEEMRESGGNFNYWSTPGLPLYMGASSLFGLLLSPLYVGLIYIVNKYNTKNPIEFSDLFIGYRQNFVNILIYSLLTWLISSVALALCVLPIIFVYPLLLIGYPILLFENASAIDALSKSFNIAKENYGTFLATGLLGVLISFAGIFLCGIGLILTAPFIMIVMYSTYCAYLGKPRQIMFKQP, from the coding sequence ATGTCTGAATTTAACGAATTTGATCAACAAGGCTCTGCCCCAAACAGGGAAACGGGGTCAATTATTTCTCACGCTTTCGAAATGTATAAAGGGGTTTTGGGCTACGCTGTGGTTGCTATGATCGTTTATATGTTGGGTGGATATATCATCCAGCTTATCTTCGGAATTGATTCTGCTTCAATGGTGGAAGAAATGAGAGAGTCTGGAGGGAACTTTAATTACTGGAGCACTCCGGGACTTCCATTGTATATGGGAGCTTCCAGTCTTTTCGGTCTTTTATTGTCTCCTTTATATGTCGGTTTGATCTACATAGTAAATAAATACAATACTAAGAACCCTATTGAGTTTTCTGACCTTTTTATTGGATACCGTCAGAATTTTGTAAATATTCTTATTTATAGCTTACTTACGTGGCTTATTTCTTCTGTTGCCCTGGCATTATGTGTGCTGCCTATTATTTTCGTGTATCCTCTTCTATTAATTGGATATCCTATTCTTTTATTTGAAAATGCTTCGGCTATAGATGCTTTATCTAAGTCTTTTAATATTGCAAAAGAAAATTATGGAACTTTTCTGGCAACAGGTCTTTTAGGAGTATTAATTTCATTTGCGGGAATCTTTCTTTGTGGAATCGGGCTTATTTTAACGGCTCCGTTTATTATGATTGTCATGTATTCCACGTATTGTGCTTACCTTGGAAAGCCAAGACAAATAATGTTTAAGCAGCCATAA
- a CDS encoding aminodeoxychorismate synthase component I — protein MFSMNHQKFIEMDELSLKKVPYFFVIDFLSENVEIYPENEIKKSGLIIDFQNFSTIEEVPELNKKIAWKSFPETLESFKKGFDKVQKNIRLGNSYLVNYTRKTEIETNLDLKEIFYHSDAKYKVFYKDFFVFFSPETFVKIVDNKILTYPMKGTIDASLENASEILKNDKKEKAEHYTVVDLLRNDLSMVADDVHVEQFQQIDFIKTRQKDLYAMSSEISGIVKPEFDGKIGSIMQKLLPAGSILGAPKPKTLEIILDAEGYDRGYYTGVCGWFDGKNVDSCVMIRFIEKEGDKLYFKSGGGITHMSKLEDEYQEMKNKIYVPIH, from the coding sequence ATGTTTTCAATGAATCATCAAAAATTTATAGAAATGGACGAGCTTTCTCTTAAGAAGGTTCCCTATTTTTTCGTTATCGACTTCCTTTCAGAAAATGTAGAAATATATCCAGAAAATGAAATTAAAAAATCAGGCTTAATTATTGATTTTCAGAACTTTTCAACCATAGAAGAAGTACCTGAATTAAATAAAAAAATAGCTTGGAAATCCTTTCCGGAGACTTTGGAAAGCTTCAAAAAAGGCTTTGATAAGGTTCAAAAAAATATTCGCCTTGGAAATTCATATCTTGTAAATTATACCCGGAAAACCGAAATTGAGACCAATTTAGACCTAAAAGAAATTTTTTATCACTCAGATGCCAAGTATAAGGTATTTTATAAAGATTTTTTTGTATTTTTTTCTCCTGAAACTTTTGTGAAGATTGTAGACAACAAAATCTTAACTTATCCAATGAAGGGCACCATTGATGCCTCGCTGGAAAATGCCTCTGAGATTTTGAAGAATGACAAAAAGGAAAAAGCAGAGCATTATACCGTGGTAGACCTCCTTCGCAATGATTTGAGCATGGTTGCTGATGATGTACATGTTGAACAATTTCAGCAAATTGACTTCATCAAAACTAGGCAAAAGGATCTATATGCGATGAGTTCTGAAATTTCAGGAATTGTAAAGCCTGAATTTGACGGAAAAATAGGAAGTATTATGCAAAAGCTTCTTCCTGCCGGTTCTATTTTGGGCGCTCCAAAACCTAAAACACTGGAAATAATTCTGGATGCAGAAGGATATGACAGAGGATACTATACAGGGGTTTGTGGCTGGTTTGATGGTAAAAACGTAGACAGCTGTGTAATGATACGCTTTATAGAAAAAGAGGGTGATAAGCTCTACTTCAAAAGCGGAGGCGGTATAACGCACATGAGTAAATTAGAAGACGAATATCAGGAAATGAAAAATAAAATCTATGTCCCAATTCATTGA
- a CDS encoding aminotransferase class IV translates to MSQFIESIKVEDQEIFLLELHQKRVNQTFSNFGKEDSIDLSKIYKNLQHDEDGLFKLRISYDMDKRIKTQMIPYAIPEIHDFQLVENNSFDYSFKFEDRKELDKMKMKSKAEEIIIVKNNHITDTSFSNLLFLKGKEWLTPTTYLLNGVQRQHLLKQKKIKEAEITLQNIKQFSHFQLINALNDFDDMFIYPIDRIINLPGNEEYLDL, encoded by the coding sequence ATGTCCCAATTCATTGAAAGCATTAAAGTAGAAGATCAGGAAATTTTTCTATTAGAACTCCATCAAAAACGTGTCAATCAAACATTTTCCAACTTTGGAAAAGAAGACTCTATTGACCTGTCCAAAATCTACAAAAATCTACAACATGATGAAGACGGACTTTTTAAGTTAAGAATTTCCTATGACATGGATAAAAGGATAAAAACTCAGATGATTCCCTATGCTATCCCGGAAATACATGACTTTCAACTGGTGGAAAACAACAGCTTCGATTATTCCTTCAAGTTTGAAGACCGTAAGGAACTGGATAAAATGAAAATGAAGTCTAAGGCTGAGGAAATTATCATTGTAAAAAACAATCATATCACCGATACTTCATTTTCCAATCTATTATTCTTAAAAGGCAAGGAGTGGCTTACTCCCACTACTTATCTGCTAAATGGAGTACAAAGACAACACCTTTTAAAACAGAAAAAAATAAAAGAGGCTGAAATTACCTTACAGAATATAAAGCAATTCAGCCACTTTCAACTCATCAATGCCTTAAATGATTTTGATGATATGTTTATTTACCCTATTGATAGAATTATTAATCTGCCAGGGAATGAAGAATATCTTGATCTTTAG
- the menD gene encoding 2-succinyl-5-enolpyruvyl-6-hydroxy-3-cyclohexene-1-carboxylic-acid synthase — MKKYSSKRSIQILAHLLQQYGIADIVISPGSRNAPLAIHFSEVDSFNCYSIVDERSAAFVAMGMAKSEKKPVAITCTSGSAVVNYYPAVTEAFYQNIPLLVLTADRPTDFVDIFDGQTIRQKDVFHQHSYGDFQLLEDSKENAEDINFDTIKKAIELCFEKQGPVHINIPLEEPLYELVSELPPFPTVEKTIRHKEYEVPSNLIAEWHTSQRIMILVGTRDYSPELENQLTQLVKNHSVVVLSEANSNLYHEKFFRHIDRYIFNFTEEDYKKYAPDLLITVGQNVVSKKVKQFLRSARPKQHWHLDEVWQPDTYFSLTEKVEVKPEVFFSKLLKFINLEPRPYFNLWDVLRDKKDAKHQQFLNTVEFSDFYFFNKASQTVPENYNIHFANSSAIRYAQLFDFGKRKMYCNRGTSGIDGSTSTAMGFAIKNANPTLLITGDLSFFYDINGLWNQYIPPFVRIIIFNNGEGNIFKIIPGPGNANPNTLDEFIATKHRKNAEHLAKHFGFSYIRVEDDLTLDRVLENFFKPDVLPKILEVNTYGKNSADVQKAYFNFMKEN, encoded by the coding sequence ATGAAAAAATATTCTTCCAAGAGAAGTATCCAAATACTTGCACATCTTCTTCAGCAGTATGGAATTGCAGACATTGTAATTTCACCGGGATCAAGGAATGCTCCTTTGGCGATTCACTTTTCAGAAGTGGATAGTTTTAATTGTTATAGCATTGTAGACGAAAGAAGTGCTGCTTTTGTTGCAATGGGAATGGCAAAAAGTGAAAAAAAACCGGTCGCAATTACCTGTACAAGCGGATCTGCGGTAGTTAATTACTATCCTGCTGTTACAGAAGCATTTTACCAAAATATTCCACTTTTAGTACTGACAGCTGACAGGCCAACGGATTTTGTTGATATTTTTGATGGTCAGACGATCAGACAGAAGGATGTTTTTCATCAGCACTCTTACGGTGATTTCCAGCTTTTGGAAGACAGTAAGGAGAACGCAGAAGATATTAATTTTGATACGATTAAAAAGGCGATCGAACTTTGCTTTGAAAAGCAGGGGCCGGTACATATTAATATACCATTGGAAGAACCTTTGTATGAATTGGTTTCAGAACTTCCTCCTTTCCCTACCGTTGAAAAAACGATCAGACATAAGGAATATGAGGTTCCATCCAATCTGATTGCAGAATGGCATACCTCTCAAAGAATTATGATATTGGTGGGAACCAGGGACTACAGCCCTGAATTGGAAAATCAGTTGACACAATTGGTGAAAAACCATTCGGTGGTTGTGTTAAGTGAAGCCAATTCCAATCTTTACCACGAAAAGTTTTTCAGACATATAGACCGCTATATCTTCAATTTTACAGAAGAGGATTATAAAAAATATGCTCCGGATTTATTAATTACAGTGGGGCAAAATGTGGTTTCCAAGAAAGTTAAACAGTTTCTTAGAAGTGCCAGACCAAAGCAACATTGGCATTTGGACGAAGTTTGGCAGCCAGATACTTATTTCTCATTAACAGAGAAAGTAGAGGTAAAACCCGAAGTTTTCTTCTCCAAATTATTGAAATTCATTAATCTGGAGCCTAGACCTTATTTTAATCTTTGGGATGTACTAAGAGATAAGAAAGATGCTAAACACCAGCAGTTTTTAAATACAGTTGAGTTTTCAGATTTTTATTTTTTCAATAAAGCATCACAAACGGTTCCAGAAAATTATAATATTCATTTTGCCAATTCTTCTGCCATCAGATATGCGCAGTTGTTTGATTTTGGTAAAAGAAAGATGTACTGTAATCGCGGAACCAGTGGAATTGACGGTTCAACATCTACAGCAATGGGCTTTGCGATCAAAAATGCAAATCCAACCTTGTTGATTACGGGAGACCTGAGCTTCTTTTATGATATCAACGGTCTTTGGAACCAATATATCCCCCCATTTGTAAGAATTATCATCTTCAATAATGGAGAGGGTAATATCTTTAAAATTATTCCAGGCCCAGGAAATGCAAACCCCAATACGCTGGATGAATTTATCGCTACAAAACACCGTAAAAATGCTGAACATTTGGCAAAACATTTCGGGTTTTCCTATATTAGAGTAGAAGATGATTTGACTTTAGACAGGGTATTGGAGAATTTTTTCAAGCCGGATGTATTACCAAAAATTCTGGAAGTAAATACATATGGTAAAAATAGTGCAGATGTGCAGAAAGCTTACTTTAATTTCATGAAAGAAAACTAA